A DNA window from Syngnathus typhle isolate RoL2023-S1 ecotype Sweden linkage group LG2, RoL_Styp_1.0, whole genome shotgun sequence contains the following coding sequences:
- the chrm4a gene encoding muscarinic acetylcholine receptor M4 — translation MSNISDGVGGLLPLWNFNGSSFNKSSDLLANASCNVSTNDSIFCSTAVDNTGATSPYKAVEMFFIALVTGSLSFVTVTGNILVMLSIKVNRHLQTVNNYFLFSLACADLIIGAFSMNLYTVYIIVGYWPLGPVVCDLWLALDYVVSNASVMNLLIISFDRYFCVTKPLSYPTRRTTKMAGLMIAAAWILSFILWAPAILFWQFIVGQRTVPPGECYIQFLSNPAVTFGTAIAAFYLPVIIMTVLYIHISLASRSRVSKHKPDKKEKKGSKAPSVTKSHILKQNNNNETSPQNSPRMTPKLSLDSTTTVDEAVKNGRVGAAKPDGQQLPAQPSPALTTQEEKESSNDSSTAFIPPTEPKANNDAIPEAPTNSNPVPASPTNPSISKINATSRWSKIKIVTKQAGDECITAIEIVPPVEGVERRSIPISRPRTVARKFASIARSQVKRKRQMAAREKKVTKTIFAILLAFIITWTPYNVMVLISTFCQSCVPDTVWAIGYWLCYVNSTINPACYALCNATFKKTFKNLLLCQYKNIGTR, via the exons GATCCTCATTCAACAAGTCCAGCGACCTGTTGGCCAACGCATCGTGCAATGTGTCCACAAATGATTCGATATTCTGCTCGACGGCAGTCGACAACACGGGAGCTACAAGTCCATACAAGGCGGTGGAAATGTTTTTTATCGCCCTAGTTACTGGCTCGCTGAGCTTCGTTACCGTCACAGGGAACATTTTAGTCATGTTGTCTATCAAAGTCAACCGTCACTTACAAACTGTCAACAACTATTTCTTGTTCTCGTTGGCATGCGCCGACCTGATCATCGGTGCGTTCAGCATGAATTTATACACCGTTTACATCATTGTGGGATACTGGCCCCTCGGGCCCGTGGTCTGCGACCTGTGGCTTGCTTTAGATTACGTAGTGTCCAACGCGTCAGTGATGAACCTGTTGATTATCAGTTTTGATCGCTACTTCTGCGTGACCAAGCCCCTCTCGTACCCCACGAGAAGGACCACTAAGATGGCGGGGTTGATGATCGCAGCTGCCTGGATCTTATCCTTCATCCTTTGGGCCCCTGCCATCTTGTTCTGGCAATTCATCGTTGGGCAGAGGACAGTGCCACCTGGAGAGTGCTACATTCAG TTCCTGTCGAACCCTGCGGTGACATTTGGCACAGCTATAGCGGCTTTCTATCTTCCAGTCATAATTATGACCGTGCTGTACATTCACATCTCTCTGGCATCCAGGAGCAGGGTTTCCAAACATAAACCCGACAAGAAGGAGAAAAAAGGCTCAAA AGCGCCAAGCGTGACTAAGAGCCACATCCTCAAGCAGAACAACAACAATGAAACCAGTCCTCAGAACAGCCCCCGCATGACCCCCAAGCTTAGTTTGGACTCAACAACCACTGTTGATGAGGCTGTGAAGAACGGCAGGGTGGGTGCAGCCAAACCAGATGGGCAACAGCTACCCGCCCAACCCAGTCCTGCGCTCACGACAcag GAGGAAAAGGAGAGCTCCAATGATTCGTCCACAGCTTTCATTCCCCCGACAGAACCAAAGGCCAACAATGATGCGATACCTGAG GCTCCAACTAATTCTAACCCAGTTCCAGCAAGTCCAACAAATCCTTCCATATCCAAAATCAATGCCACTTCAAGGTGGTCCAAGATAAAGATCGTTACCAAGCAAGCAGGGGATGAATGCATCACAGCAATCGAGATCGTTCCGCCCGTGGAGGGAGTCGAGAGACGTTCGATCCCGATCAGCCGGCCCAGAACAGTCGCTAGGAAGTTTGCGAGCATCGCTCGGAGTCAAGTCAAGCGAAAACGACAAATGGCCGCCAGGGAAAAGAAA GTGACCAAAACTATCTTTGCCATCTTGCTGGCTTTCATCATTACTTGGACCCCATACAACGTGATGGTGCTGATCTCCACCTTCTGCCAGTCATGCGTTCCCGACACCGTGTGGGCCATCGGCTACTGGCTGTGCTACGTCAACTCCACCATCAACCCGGCTTGTTACGCTCTGTGCAACGCCACCTTCAAAAAGACTTTCAAGAACCTACTGCTGTGCCAATATAAAAACATTGGCACAAGATGA
- the LOC133149878 gene encoding midkine-A-like gives MKATLLLLFVAVLTIKAVAGGKNNKEKIKPSQSGSDCTDWRYGNCVPSNGDCGPGFREGICNLQTKKMKCKVPCNWKKNFGADCKYRFGSWGDCDPDAGIQTRSGTLKKALYNAECQQTISVTKPCLGKTKTKSKGKKKKGNDQ, from the exons ATGAAGGCtacgctgctgctgctctttgTTGCTGTCCTCACAATCAAAGCTGTAGCTggagggaaaaacaacaaag AGAAAATCAAACCTTCCCAGTCTGGGTCGGACTGCACCGACTGGCGCTATGGAAACTGTGTCCCTAGCAACGGAGACTGCGGTCCCGGGTTTAGGGAGGGAATATGTAATCTGCAAACCAAGAAAATGAAATGCAAAGTACCCTGCAACTGGAAAAAGAACTTTGGAG CTGACTGCAAGTATAGGTTTGGAAGTTGGGGTGATTGTGACCCAGATGCTGGCATCCAGACACGAAGTGGGACCTTGAAGAAGGCACTGTACAACGCAGAGTGCCAGCAGACCATTTCTGTCACCAAACCCTGCCTTGGCAAAACCAAGACAAAAAGCAAAG gaaagaagaaaaaaggcaacGACCAGTAG